The proteins below are encoded in one region of Brachyspira intermedia PWS/A:
- a CDS encoding class I SAM-dependent methyltransferase has product MKETILDVFLRKYRINMVKSTIIKYNDCKLLDIGCGWEARFLQSIENYISYGVGVDFKPPELKTDKLETIKLTLENKLPFEDSSFDVVTMLAVLEHLTYADEILKEINRVLKKDGRLIITVPSKIAKPILEFMAYNLKIIDRLEIEDHKKYYNKKDILESAELSNFTVEKHKYFQLGCNNFAILKKQ; this is encoded by the coding sequence ATGAAAGAAACTATTTTAGATGTGTTTTTAAGAAAATATAGAATTAATATGGTAAAATCTACAATAATAAAATATAATGACTGCAAATTACTTGATATTGGATGCGGTTGGGAAGCAAGATTTTTACAATCTATAGAAAACTATATTTCTTATGGTGTAGGGGTAGATTTTAAACCTCCTGAATTAAAAACAGACAAATTAGAAACTATAAAACTAACTTTAGAAAATAAACTGCCTTTTGAAGATTCAAGTTTTGATGTTGTAACAATGCTTGCTGTATTGGAACACTTAACCTATGCTGACGAAATATTAAAAGAAATAAACAGAGTATTAAAAAAAGATGGAAGATTAATAATAACTGTCCCTTCAAAAATTGCTAAGCCTATATTAGAATTTATGGCTTATAATTTAAAAATAATAGATAGGCTAGAAATAGAAGATCATAAAAAATACTATAATAAAAAAGATATATTAGAATCTGCTGAACTTTCAAATTTCACAGTTGAGAAACATAAATATTTCCAATTGGGATGTAATAATTTTGCTATTTTGAAAAAACAATAG